The sequence AGCTGAAAAATATCCTGTCGCATTGTTATATTTAGGGTAAGTCCATTCGATTTCATTACCAATGCTCCATTGAATTATACAAGGGTGATTGAAATCGCGTCGTATAACATTTTGCAAATCTTGTTTAGCATATTCTCTAAAGAATTGGTCATGGCCATGGAATTTATAATCGAATAATTTTTCCTTTTGATTGAATTTTTTACCTTTTGGATAGTCCCATTCGTCATAAAATTCTTCTTGAACCAAAATACCATACTCATCGCATAGGTCAAAAAAGTCAGCAGAATAAGGATTGTGAGCTGTTCTAATAGCATTAGTACCTGCCATTATAAGCATTTCTAATCTTCTTCTCATAACATCATTCGGAATTGCGGAGCCAACCAATCCCGCATCATGATGCAAACATACACCTTTAATGAGTTCATTCTTTCCGTTTAAGAAAAAGCCTTCGTTGGCATCAAAATGAAAATACCTAATACCGAAGATGGTTTCTTTTGTTTGAATACATTGATCGCCCTCGTAAATTGCCGTAATGGCAGCATAACGAAAGCCCTCATATATTCCCCATAATGTGGGATTTTTAAGTTCTATTGATTCGTTAAGTTTTAGCGTATCAGTTACTACGACGTTGCTAACGATCTGGCCAACATTTTCTCCAGTAGGTGCAATCAAGGTGGTAACAACTTTAAGTTCTTTGTCAGAACCGCTTTCATTTACAAGATCAACAGATAAATTTACTATCGCAGATTCATCACTATTACAATCAGTTGTAACTCTAATACCCCAAACAGGTATATAAGACTTAGGCAATACGTGCATCGATACTTTACGATAAATACCTGATCCAGTATACCAACGGCTATCACAAGCTCTAGAGTGATCAACATAGACAGCAAGTAAGTTATCGCCCTCTTTAAGATATGGGGTTACATCAATCAAACAAGGAGAGTATCCATAAGGGTGAAAAGTTACTAACTGTTCGTTAAAATAAATATGTGCTCGGTTATAGATTCCATCAAAATTGATAAAAACTTTTTTATCTAACATATTAGAAGTAACTTCTATATGCTTTCGATACCAAGCAAGACCCCCGCGAGCATAGCCGACGCAGCCATCGCTACCGCCATCCCAATCCAGAGGCTGTTCCACACTAAAATCGTGAGGAACTTTTATAGTTCTCATCTTTAGCTCATCATACTCGAATAAATGTCCATTTACTAATTCATCAACTAATTCAAATTTCCAACCATTGTTCAAATCGCTCATAATAAATTGTGGCTCTTTAATGTTGCGTAGAGCCTACACCACCTTTCGATATAATTAGTAGACGATCCGCCTACAAGCCAAATTGTATCATGAATGGAAAAAATTATCTAGCACAATTCAAAAAAAGTTGCTATTTTTTCCACATCAAAACTGGTTTTTAGCTTGAAATTAGCCATTAAAAGTAGTACAATGACATAGTAAGCATATATTTTAATTATAGAAAGGGATATTATATATGAATAACTTATCGATACTTTTAGGAATGTTGTTGTTAACAGGTCAAGTTCCAGACTCGGCTATCAACTTGTCTAATGTAGAAAACGGAGAAATAACTTTAAAATTTAACCAAGCATACGTTGGACCATTAATTAATAGTCCATTTGTTGATCAAGAAAATCTTCACATATCAGATTCGCATCACTTTTCATATGATCACCAAGATAATTGGCTTTTTGAAACAGGAAAAATGCAGTCTCCAATTGACATTGATACGTCAATAGTGGAGCTTTCTAATACATATCACGATCCTATTTTCAACTTTGATACTACCGTTCAAAAGGTAGCGGATACTGGTCATAGCATAGAGCTTGATTTGGATGGCGAGTCAATTTTAATGAATAGAGAATTTGATTTAATGCAAATACATTTTCACGCACCAAGTGAGCACACAGTTGATGGTCAATATTCTGATTTAGAAGCGCATTTTGTTCATGCTGGAGAGGATGGCAGATTGGCTGTAGTGGGAGTATTATTTAATCTGGGAGAAGAAAACGTAGCATTTGAAGAATTGCTAGATGAAGTTGAAGATGAGGATTTAGAAAATGGATTTGAAATAGCAATTGATACATTTTTACCAGATGACTTATCTGCTTATCACTATATAGGTTCGTTGACTACCCCGCCATTAGCTGAAAATGTGGAATGGTATATTTTAGCGGAGCAGCTTGAAATATCTGAAGAACAATTAAATAGATTTAACAAATTTTATAAAGATAATAATCGTGATATCCAAGACTTAAACGATCGTGTTATAAAATATATTCATGATTAAAAACTAAACATTACAGGAGGGGCATAAGCCGCAGGCCGAAGGAGCACTGGCTAGCCCCCCCAAAGCTGTTTCACGAAGTTCATACGGAATACTCCGTCCTACTTTATACATCACTTCTACAATCTCATCAAAAGGAATCTGATCACCAACTTGACACATTCCAATTTCTGCACTAATCAAAGCATTCGAAGCGCCCAAGGCATTTCGTTTTTGACATGGTGCTTCGACCAATCCCGCAATAGGATCGCATACCATCCCTAAAATATTGGAAATAGCTGTTCCGGCAGCACTCAAGCATTCTGCTGGAGCTCCACCCATTAGCTCAACTACTGCAGAAGCCGCCATCGCACTAGCAGTACCAACCTCTGCTTGACATCCTCCCTCTGCTCCAGAAACCGTTCCGTTACGAGTGATTAGGTATCCGATAGCCCCTGCGTTAAACAGCGCTTGAACCATGGCATCATCGGGGAGATTATGGGTCTCTTGTAATGCCAAAAAAACTCCAGGAATAACTCCAGAGGCTCCCGCCGTAGGGGCAGCAACAATCAAGCCCATAGAGGCATTCACTTCTAAAACGCCCATCGCATATGCAATAGAACAACTCATCAAATCTCCGCATATAGAATTTTTACGTCTAGCGTAAACCTTCTTTGCTTCGCCTCCAATAAGACCTCCCATAGAAACGAGATTTTCTGTCAACGATGTATTTATAGCCCTTTTCATAATTGAATAAGAATGGCGCATTGATTCGAACACTTGCTCTCGCGATTTATTTGCAATAACCATTTCACGAGCTATCATCACTTCTGAAATAGGCATTTCTGTACATAATGCAAGTAATTCTTGTGCAGTTTTAAAATTCATAAACTAAACTCCTTCTATTATTGTAACGTCAAGTATAGATTTATTTTTTTTGACAAACCGAATTACATCGTCGTCTATAGGGTTGTCGGCCTCTATAATCGTATACGCCATTTCACCTTTTTCTTCGCGGTACAAACGCATAAACGCAATATTTATATCGCAACCACTTAGGCAATTTGTAATATGAGCTACAACACCTTTAACATCTTTTTGCTTGATTAAAATCGTGTAATATTCACCGCTAAATTCAATATCAATCCCATTAATATTGACAATTTTTATATTTCCGCCACCAATAGAAGCGCCCATTACGTTTGTGGTAGTCGCATCTTTGTGTGTTACAACAATATTTACAACATTTGGGTGATGGTCGTTATTACCAGCCAATACAAAGTTATATTTTAGATTGGCAGCATGCTCAAAGGCATCTTTAATGCGAGAATCTTCAGCGTGCATACCGAGCATTCCAGCAACCAACGCCCTATCGGTGCCATGCCCTTTATAAGTTTGGGCAAACGATCCATATAATACAAATGCCACATGAGCTATGTTGTTTCCAACGAGTTTTTTAGCAACTAGAGCAATTTTGAGTGCTCCAGCTGTATGTGAACTCGAAGGACCAATCATATTAGGTCCAATTACATCAAATACACTAATTTCTTTCATATATACTCCTGTTTAGTCAAAGTTTATTACAACACCAGCATAAATTTTAAGAGGATCAAATTCAATTAAAATCCCTGCTTCATCTACGCTATAAGCAAATTTATCACCTCTAACCGAAGTTACCGAAGTTGGGGTTCGATAATCAGTCAATCTAATTTTTAATTCTGCAATTTTGGGAGCTCCATCAACGATTGTAGGTGGATTTTTTCGAAGATCATGATTGAATACTATGATCGATGCGGCAACTTTGGTGTCACTCTTTGCCACAACCAATTGCGCGTTTGATGCTCCAAATAATCTGCCATACGGTGTGATGTTTTCTAAAATTATGCCATGAATTAATCTTTTGGTTAGAAAGTCTCCAAACCTAGTGTAATTATTAAAGACAGGTTGAGCCATAAAGAATACGCAGCCTTGCCCATACGTATTTTCGCTAATACCGACATATTCTGTTTGGTTGCCTATAGGTAATGCTCCGTACTGATAGACTGGGCCATGCTCACTAAAGTTGATTAATGTGGTTGCAGTGGTGGCACGCGCCATAGTTACAGGACCATAAACAGCAATATTGGTGAGCCCAACATCTGGCAAGAATCTTGCAATATCACTGCCTTTTGTAGCTAAATAAGATACTGGAGTTTCTAAGATTCCCTCGTTTTGTAGACCAATCAATTCTTCAAAAACTTCGGCATTTGCAGAAGCATCAGAAGCATAAGGTTCTACTGTTTTTGGAATATTTCCAGTAACCAAAATTTTTCCGCCAGCGGCAACGTACTTCTTGATCTCCTCACCTGCAGCTGCGCCTATATAAGCAAGCTCGGGGATAATCAATACTTTATAGTTATTTAAATATTGAGGGAGATCTTCATCGAATAGAACATGAGCTGCTAACCCCGCACTTAAGACGCACTGATACACTCCGGCTATTGTGTCTTGACTAACTTTCCAGCTCTTATTATCTGCGCGAGTATTTTCAGGGCTAGAAAGAATGGCGACATCAGCATAAGAAATAATATCTTTCACTTTCGAATGAATGCTTGCTCCATATTCAAACATCTTGGCAATATTCTTCATGGCTTCGATATCTGGAGTGGCTGTATCGGCATGTACAATATCACCTGCAATTAGCATGCTATTCATGGCGGCACAGACAGCTGCGTCGGTGTATAGCGTTTCGAGAGGCCTAGAATTGAAATGCCCCCATCCTCTCATTCGCTGAATATTCATATCAGAAGTAACGCCCCTAAATGCTGTGTACGCAAGGCTCAACGAAATATTTAGTCCTGAATGATCTGGTTGTGGGTCATAGGTTATGAAATCTTCATGCTGAGGTTTAGGTAAGCTCCATTGAAGGCATCCAACTATGTCGGCACCAACCGTAAGCCGCGAATCTATTTCTTTGAGTGCCAGACTGACATCGTTGATAAATTTCCAAATTATGTCTGTTCGCCATCGATTATTTGCTCTGGTTGCGCTCCCGAAAGGTAGGTTCGATATTTGGGCGAAGGCTTCTTGGCATCTGTCGCAGTAACAAACATCGTTCATCATGCCGTATAACCCGTCAATCCAAATTCCGTTAATATCATAGTTTGTTGCACACTCAATAATCATAGCCAACGTATTATCATAAATAAAATTGCCAGTCGGGCAAGGTGTATAAGTTTTAAGATCTTGCTTTTTGTTGAGATAATAAGTTTTGTCGAGTCTTTGTGCTGCCCAACCAAAATTTTTGTCGCGCTCCATTTGATAAGTAGATATATGGCTTGTAGAAAAATAAGCAGTAACATCAATATTTTCTGCACGAAGAGCCTTTACTATATCTCCAAACAAGTCTCGTTTCATATTTGGATGCGGCACTCCAATTTTAGTAGGAAAGTAAGCAAAACCGTAACCACACCTGGCAAAAACGGTAACTGATTCCGCACCAGATGCTTTGATGGTTGCAACATATTTATCGATATCCAAGCTATTGCCTACTGCCAAAATATTTTCGGGAGTGTGCATATCGAGATGCAATTTTTTTATAATCTGATGATATGTTTTATTCAAAGTTGATTGCTCCTTTTTATTCCAAATTGGTAATAATAACCGCATTATAGCATAATGAAATAGGCAATACAAGTTTCTATGTACAAAAAAAACTCCATCACTATAGTAGTAACAGAGTTTATGCATCAATTAGTACCTATATCTTTTCCGCCATCTTTGGTATATTTCCATTCGATTTTGTCACCTTCAACAGCTTTAATGTTGTTAGGGCTATCTTCTATAACTTTGCCATTTACATTAAACATCCATCCGCTTGTAGTGCCATTCGCACCAGCTTTGATGCCATCAATCGCTGTTACATATAACGCATTATTTTTTCTGTTATACGTATATTCATAATCTAGATTTTTGTCGTCTAAAGCTTTTTGTAATACGGACCAAACAGTCGAATTTGCATCCACTTTTATAGAAGTTGGAGCAATAATGTCTGTTCCGCCAATAGTTGCTCTGCTAACAGATAGAGTAACAGCATCTTTTTCGTCTGGTTGTGCTTGAGAGGTTGTTACTTCGGTTGAGGCAACTGCAACAGCATTAGACTTAAATACTTGCATAGCAGGAACAGCATAAGCCGCATTAATAGCAATCAGTGCTCCTGTAATAATACATACACCAAGTTTTTTACTCATTTGTTCTTTTGCTACAAAGTGTGTAGCTTCTCCTTTTACATATTATTGACATCCTAACAATAGCAAAATCCATTTTTTGTGTCAAGGCTTATGTACTAACAATTATATAAATATGAAAAAACCATCCCTACTTTTCAAACTGAAATAGGCAGGGACAAGAGATTTTTTTTATCTATCTATATATGACAGATTCTAAACCAACTGT is a genomic window of Candidatus Epulonipiscium viviparus containing:
- a CDS encoding glycoside hydrolase family 2 TIM barrel-domain containing protein; translated protein: MSDLNNGWKFELVDELVNGHLFEYDELKMRTIKVPHDFSVEQPLDWDGGSDGCVGYARGGLAWYRKHIEVTSNMLDKKVFINFDGIYNRAHIYFNEQLVTFHPYGYSPCLIDVTPYLKEGDNLLAVYVDHSRACDSRWYTGSGIYRKVSMHVLPKSYIPVWGIRVTTDCNSDESAIVNLSVDLVNESGSDKELKVVTTLIAPTGENVGQIVSNVVVTDTLKLNESIELKNPTLWGIYEGFRYAAITAIYEGDQCIQTKETIFGIRYFHFDANEGFFLNGKNELIKGVCLHHDAGLVGSAIPNDVMRRRLEMLIMAGTNAIRTAHNPYSADFFDLCDEYGILVQEEFYDEWDYPKGKKFNQKEKLFDYKFHGHDQFFREYAKQDLQNVIRRDFNHPCIIQWSIGNEIEWTYPKYNNATGYFSAEAGGGYFFKEPPYSVEEIRKICHDLPKEEIEIGKTAKLLADWTREMDTTRPIIANCILPSASYESGYVDALDMVGFSYRRIIYDRAHKHYPDKPIMGTENVAQWHEWKAVLDRPFISGIFIWVGIDYVGECGGKRSDGRNRVTQAGFIDVAGFDKPSFHMVKALWREDIPELFITTNTLAASVYDLQDGKLVQRKGLPAWDRRLWVWQDMNTHFNYQPGEDVVVEVYSNCEEISFYQNDELICTQVEADNVDRIYKCAIKYKGGEIRAEGTKDGHRYASVIKESQEATDIFITVDKTEITTDFDSVVHVVAQLKDANGIEVRFKEEEIEFMTKSDVDGIVRFVGVDNGSTHYPATYQNPKIETHRGRALMIVGGNTPGVIKVCAKIKGHISNVIDITVK
- a CDS encoding carbonic anhydrase family protein, which codes for MNNLSILLGMLLLTGQVPDSAINLSNVENGEITLKFNQAYVGPLINSPFVDQENLHISDSHHFSYDHQDNWLFETGKMQSPIDIDTSIVELSNTYHDPIFNFDTTVQKVADTGHSIELDLDGESILMNREFDLMQIHFHAPSEHTVDGQYSDLEAHFVHAGEDGRLAVVGVLFNLGEENVAFEELLDEVEDEDLENGFEIAIDTFLPDDLSAYHYIGSLTTPPLAENVEWYILAEQLEISEEQLNRFNKFYKDNNRDIQDLNDRVIKYIHD
- the sdaAA gene encoding L-serine ammonia-lyase, iron-sulfur-dependent, subunit alpha — encoded protein: MNFKTAQELLALCTEMPISEVMIAREMVIANKSREQVFESMRHSYSIMKRAINTSLTENLVSMGGLIGGEAKKVYARRKNSICGDLMSCSIAYAMGVLEVNASMGLIVAAPTAGASGVIPGVFLALQETHNLPDDAMVQALFNAGAIGYLITRNGTVSGAEGGCQAEVGTASAMAASAVVELMGGAPAECLSAAGTAISNILGMVCDPIAGLVEAPCQKRNALGASNALISAEIGMCQVGDQIPFDEIVEVMYKVGRSIPYELRETALGGLASAPSACGLCPSCNV
- the sdaAB gene encoding L-serine ammonia-lyase, iron-sulfur-dependent subunit beta yields the protein MKEISVFDVIGPNMIGPSSSHTAGALKIALVAKKLVGNNIAHVAFVLYGSFAQTYKGHGTDRALVAGMLGMHAEDSRIKDAFEHAANLKYNFVLAGNNDHHPNVVNIVVTHKDATTTNVMGASIGGGNIKIVNINGIDIEFSGEYYTILIKQKDVKGVVAHITNCLSGCDINIAFMRLYREEKGEMAYTIIEADNPIDDDVIRFVKKNKSILDVTIIEGV
- a CDS encoding alpha-amylase family protein, which translates into the protein MNKTYHQIIKKLHLDMHTPENILAVGNSLDIDKYVATIKASGAESVTVFARCGYGFAYFPTKIGVPHPNMKRDLFGDIVKALRAENIDVTAYFSTSHISTYQMERDKNFGWAAQRLDKTYYLNKKQDLKTYTPCPTGNFIYDNTLAMIIECATNYDINGIWIDGLYGMMNDVCYCDRCQEAFAQISNLPFGSATRANNRWRTDIIWKFINDVSLALKEIDSRLTVGADIVGCLQWSLPKPQHEDFITYDPQPDHSGLNISLSLAYTAFRGVTSDMNIQRMRGWGHFNSRPLETLYTDAAVCAAMNSMLIAGDIVHADTATPDIEAMKNIAKMFEYGASIHSKVKDIISYADVAILSSPENTRADNKSWKVSQDTIAGVYQCVLSAGLAAHVLFDEDLPQYLNNYKVLIIPELAYIGAAAGEEIKKYVAAGGKILVTGNIPKTVEPYASDASANAEVFEELIGLQNEGILETPVSYLATKGSDIARFLPDVGLTNIAVYGPVTMARATTATTLINFSEHGPVYQYGALPIGNQTEYVGISENTYGQGCVFFMAQPVFNNYTRFGDFLTKRLIHGIILENITPYGRLFGASNAQLVVAKSDTKVAASIIVFNHDLRKNPPTIVDGAPKIAELKIRLTDYRTPTSVTSVRGDKFAYSVDEAGILIEFDPLKIYAGVVINFD
- a CDS encoding DUF4430 domain-containing protein is translated as MSKKLGVCIITGALIAINAAYAVPAMQVFKSNAVAVASTEVTTSQAQPDEKDAVTLSVSRATIGGTDIIAPTSIKVDANSTVWSVLQKALDDKNLDYEYTYNRKNNALYVTAIDGIKAGANGTTSGWMFNVNGKVIEDSPNNIKAVEGDKIEWKYTKDGGKDIGTN